From one Polynucleobacter sp. UK-FUSCHL-C3 genomic stretch:
- a CDS encoding GNAT family N-acetyltransferase — MSQVPGLEIRVIRSLSSIAPSDWQRVLPKDAGPFLHYSFLSLLEETGCVCTETGWDPAHLALYAKGDNELLGAMPLYLKTHSYGEYVFDWSWAEAYAQQGLSYYPKALSAIPFTPATGSRLLARTANHQAALVSGLVQLLTQLKLSSAHVLFPQTEDARLLTEIGFMRRESVQFHWHNQNYADFDQFLATLTMKRRKNIKRERKQVHDAGIAFRHIPGSQVSEDEVLMFYRCYANTYQTHYSTPYLNQLFFQKWVQAMPDSLHFIMAIRDGQTIASALLVIDRDGHKAYGRYWGCLEQHPCLHFETAFYQAIEFCIKEHIQLLEGGAQGEHKMARGFMPSTVSSYHYLVDQRFADAVGRFLERERMGIGQYLDELAEHSPLRQSSHGLELGKNNENALK, encoded by the coding sequence ATGAGTCAAGTACCTGGACTCGAGATTCGGGTCATACGAAGTCTTAGTAGCATTGCACCATCTGACTGGCAGCGCGTTTTGCCTAAGGATGCCGGCCCCTTCTTGCACTATTCCTTTTTAAGCCTCTTGGAAGAAACGGGCTGCGTTTGTACAGAGACCGGTTGGGACCCTGCGCATCTAGCACTGTATGCCAAAGGGGATAATGAGCTATTGGGAGCAATGCCACTCTACTTAAAGACCCATTCTTATGGTGAATACGTATTTGATTGGTCTTGGGCAGAGGCTTATGCGCAACAAGGTCTCTCCTATTACCCCAAGGCCTTATCGGCCATACCCTTTACGCCGGCAACCGGCTCGCGTCTCTTAGCGCGTACTGCTAACCATCAAGCCGCCTTAGTAAGCGGTCTTGTACAGCTGCTCACGCAACTCAAGCTCTCCTCGGCACATGTACTCTTTCCTCAGACTGAAGATGCCCGTTTATTAACCGAAATCGGCTTTATGCGACGTGAGTCTGTGCAGTTCCATTGGCACAATCAGAACTATGCTGACTTCGATCAGTTCTTAGCCACGCTCACAATGAAGCGTCGTAAGAACATTAAGCGAGAGCGCAAACAGGTACACGATGCCGGGATTGCGTTTCGTCACATACCCGGCTCACAGGTAAGTGAGGACGAAGTACTCATGTTCTATCGCTGTTATGCCAATACCTACCAAACGCACTATTCCACCCCTTACTTAAACCAATTGTTCTTCCAAAAATGGGTTCAGGCTATGCCAGACTCATTGCACTTCATTATGGCGATCCGCGATGGGCAAACTATTGCGTCTGCATTATTAGTCATTGACCGAGATGGTCATAAGGCTTATGGGCGCTACTGGGGCTGTTTAGAACAGCATCCTTGTTTACATTTTGAGACCGCTTTTTATCAAGCGATTGAGTTCTGTATTAAAGAGCATATACAGCTACTAGAAGGTGGTGCTCAAGGGGAGCATAAGATGGCAAGAGGCTTTATGCCAAGCACTGTTAGCTCCTATCATTATCTGGTTGACCAACGCTTTGCCGATGCGGTCGGCAGGTTCTTAGAGCGGGAACGTATGGGAATTGGTCAATATCTGGATGAGCTGGCTGAGCATAGCCCCTTGCGCCAGAGCAGTCATGGCCTAGAGCTCGGTAAGAATAATGAGAATGCGCTAAAGTAG
- the gloA gene encoding lactoylglutathione lyase: MILHTMLRVGDIARSVDFYTRVLGMNLLRTTNREEQKYSLAFVGFGRGNEDGQAEIELTYNYGVSQYEHGGAYGHIALAVPDVYKACEDIAAAGGNITRPAGPVQGGKTLIAFVTDPDGYKIELIQH; encoded by the coding sequence ATGATTTTGCACACCATGCTTCGGGTGGGCGATATTGCCCGATCCGTTGATTTTTATACACGCGTCTTAGGTATGAACCTATTGCGCACCACTAATCGTGAAGAGCAAAAATACTCTCTCGCATTTGTGGGCTTTGGTCGTGGCAACGAAGATGGTCAAGCAGAAATTGAGCTTACCTATAACTATGGGGTGAGTCAGTATGAGCATGGCGGTGCTTATGGTCATATTGCTCTTGCTGTGCCCGATGTGTATAAAGCCTGTGAGGATATTGCAGCAGCCGGTGGAAATATTACCCGCCCTGCTGGCCCTGTTCAGGGTGGCAAGACCTTAATTGCGTTTGTAACCGACCCTGACGGATACAAGATCGAACTGATCCAACATTAG
- the mnmH gene encoding tRNA 2-selenouridine(34) synthase MnmH, producing the protein MSSWIVEPGSLHQDLSRFDCIIDVRSPAEFALDHIPGAINCPVLSNEERAQVGTIYKQESPFAAKKIGAALVAKNIAGHLQDNFLDQERDWTPLVYCWRGGERSGAFTHILQRIGWKAHQLRGGYQEFRRQVITDLDQWAAQLQFKVICGMTGSGKTRLLQALKSHAQVLDLEELAAHRGSVLGGLPHQEQPSQKAFETGLWNALRHLDLQKVIYVESESKKVGGLHIPDALMEQIRNSECLEIQAERRVRVDCLMEEYAHFLEDNQALENLLALLTQRYGKEQISQWQALSQEKKFQILVDELLVRHYDPAYTDSIQRNFPNYTAGKKLVISSAKPEAYQAIALELLKLN; encoded by the coding sequence TTGAGCTCTTGGATTGTTGAACCGGGGTCTTTACATCAAGACCTGAGCCGCTTTGATTGCATTATTGATGTACGTTCACCCGCAGAGTTTGCCTTAGATCACATTCCTGGCGCAATCAACTGCCCTGTACTAAGTAATGAAGAGCGTGCGCAAGTAGGCACGATCTATAAACAAGAATCCCCATTTGCTGCCAAGAAAATTGGTGCTGCATTAGTAGCCAAGAACATTGCCGGCCACTTGCAAGACAATTTTCTTGATCAAGAGCGTGATTGGACCCCATTGGTTTATTGCTGGCGAGGGGGAGAGCGCAGCGGCGCATTTACTCATATTCTGCAACGCATTGGCTGGAAGGCTCATCAGCTCCGCGGTGGTTACCAGGAGTTCCGGCGTCAAGTTATCACCGATTTAGATCAATGGGCGGCTCAACTTCAGTTCAAGGTGATCTGTGGCATGACTGGTAGTGGCAAGACTAGACTTTTGCAAGCACTCAAATCTCATGCCCAAGTATTAGACTTAGAAGAACTGGCTGCTCATCGCGGATCGGTATTGGGTGGCTTGCCTCATCAAGAGCAGCCAAGCCAAAAAGCATTTGAGACTGGCTTATGGAATGCCTTACGTCATCTTGATCTTCAGAAAGTGATCTATGTAGAGTCGGAGAGTAAAAAAGTAGGCGGCCTACACATACCAGATGCATTGATGGAGCAGATTCGGAATAGTGAGTGCCTTGAGATTCAGGCTGAGCGCAGAGTTCGGGTTGACTGCTTAATGGAAGAATACGCACACTTCTTAGAAGACAATCAGGCTCTCGAAAACTTACTGGCTTTATTAACCCAGCGTTATGGCAAAGAACAAATTAGTCAATGGCAAGCACTATCGCAAGAGAAGAAGTTTCAAATACTGGTGGATGAACTGCTAGTTCGTCACTATGACCCTGCGTATACCGATTCGATCCAGAGAAACTTCCCGAACTACACAGCAGGAAAAAAGCTTGTGATTAGTAGTGCCAAACCAGAAGCCTATCAGGCAATCGCGCTCGAGCTCTTAAAGCTTAACTAA
- a CDS encoding thioesterase family protein, with translation MRIDIPDDKKLVHEAIIPLRWGDMDAFGHINNTLYFRYMEQGRIHWIESFGFGIQHAEGGALIANAFCNFYSQVSYPGDLIIKTYVGKVGRTSVDIYNLMSLASNPDVLCAAGGTTLVWVNFKTKRPAPWPEPFQKHLGLA, from the coding sequence ATGCGGATTGATATACCAGACGATAAAAAATTAGTGCACGAAGCCATCATCCCATTGCGTTGGGGCGATATGGATGCCTTTGGTCACATTAACAACACCCTGTACTTTCGGTATATGGAGCAGGGGCGTATTCATTGGATTGAGTCCTTTGGATTTGGTATTCAACATGCTGAGGGCGGGGCCTTAATCGCTAATGCATTCTGTAATTTCTATTCACAGGTATCGTACCCAGGCGATCTGATCATCAAAACATATGTTGGCAAAGTGGGACGTACGAGTGTTGATATCTATAACCTGATGTCTCTTGCTAGCAATCCTGATGTGCTTTGTGCTGCGGGTGGCACCACATTGGTATGGGTTAACTTCAAGACCAAGCGTCCTGCACCATGGCCTGAGCCCTTTCAGAAACATTTGGGTTTAGCTTGA
- a CDS encoding DUF1289 domain-containing protein, with amino-acid sequence MSNNHSNPSAGANSILIGDADSDSPCIGICSTLFDEICKGCGRTALEVSNWVFMSLEEKQAVWTRIQAEGTAMRFTREQKT; translated from the coding sequence ATGTCTAATAATCACTCAAACCCTTCTGCTGGTGCCAACTCAATCCTCATTGGCGATGCAGACTCCGACTCTCCCTGCATTGGTATTTGCTCTACTCTCTTTGATGAGATCTGCAAGGGCTGTGGGCGCACTGCCCTAGAGGTCAGTAATTGGGTATTTATGAGTCTAGAGGAGAAGCAGGCGGTCTGGACTCGGATACAGGCAGAGGGTACAGCGATGCGCTTTACCCGCGAGCAAAAGACCTAA
- the msrP gene encoding protein-methionine-sulfoxide reductase catalytic subunit MsrP, whose amino-acid sequence MIFKDRRIQSSDVTPRRVFEQRREWLKTAAMGSMAMGLGSWLEREAFAKTPIAKEKLAAKFNEQYSTKETATSYEEVTSYNNFYEFGMDKDEPAKYAERLQTRPWAISIEGLVKKPLTLDIDALLKLAPMEERIYRMRCVEGWSMVIPWNGYALSHLINKVEPLGSAKYMEFITLADPKQMPGLRRPVLDWPYREGLRMDEAMNPLTLLTLGLYGEILPKQNGAPVRLVVPWKYGFKSAKSLVTIRFTEKQPLTSWSMSAPREYGFYSNVNPSVSHPRWSQATERRIDGRGIFAPKIKTEPFNGYGEYVAKLYAGMDLKKFY is encoded by the coding sequence ATGATATTTAAAGATAGACGCATACAAAGTAGCGATGTCACCCCACGCAGAGTATTTGAACAGCGCCGTGAGTGGCTAAAGACCGCAGCGATGGGATCGATGGCGATGGGTCTTGGCTCATGGTTGGAGCGTGAGGCGTTCGCTAAAACCCCAATTGCTAAAGAGAAGTTAGCAGCTAAGTTCAATGAACAATACTCCACCAAAGAGACTGCCACCTCATATGAAGAAGTAACCAGCTATAACAACTTCTATGAGTTTGGTATGGACAAGGATGAGCCCGCCAAATACGCCGAGCGTTTACAAACCCGACCTTGGGCAATCAGCATTGAGGGCTTAGTTAAAAAGCCCTTAACTCTCGATATTGATGCCTTGCTCAAATTAGCTCCGATGGAGGAGCGCATCTATCGCATGCGTTGTGTAGAAGGCTGGTCAATGGTGATTCCTTGGAACGGCTATGCACTCTCGCATCTGATTAATAAAGTAGAACCCTTGGGCTCTGCCAAATACATGGAGTTCATTACTCTTGCTGATCCAAAACAAATGCCGGGCTTACGTAGACCCGTATTGGACTGGCCCTATCGAGAGGGCTTACGCATGGATGAGGCTATGAACCCTCTGACACTCTTAACCTTAGGCTTATACGGAGAGATTTTGCCCAAGCAGAATGGTGCGCCAGTGCGCTTAGTGGTGCCCTGGAAGTATGGCTTTAAGAGTGCCAAGTCATTAGTGACAATCCGCTTTACCGAAAAACAACCGCTCACGAGTTGGAGCATGTCTGCACCGCGCGAATATGGTTTTTACTCCAATGTAAATCCAAGCGTGAGTCACCCCCGTTGGAGCCAAGCGACCGAGCGCCGGATTGATGGTCGTGGCATCTTTGCGCCCAAGATTAAGACCGAGCCCTTTAATGGTTATGGTGAGTATGTGGCAAAACTCTACGCCGGCATGGATCTAAAAAAGTTTTACTAG
- a CDS encoding ABC-F family ATPase translates to MLNASNITMQFGAKPLFENISVKFGGGNRYGLIGANGCGKSTFMKILGGELEPSAGNVSLEPNIRLGKLRQDQFAYEDVRVLDVVMMGHAEMWQAAAERDAIYANPDANDEDYMRAAELEAKYAEYGGYTAEAKAGELLLGIGIPLEEHNGPMSNIAPGWKLRVLLAQALFSDPDVLLLDEPTNNLDIHSIHWLEDVLNQRNSTMIIISHDRHFLNEVCTHMADMDFGTLKVYPGNYDSYMLASTQARAQQLASNAKAKEKIAELQAFVSRFSANASKARQATSRQRQLEKIEVAEIKPSSRQNPFIRFETEKKLHNMAVECNALTKKFDRVIFKNFKIAIRPGEKVAIIGQNGAGKTTLLKTILSKRFDGIPADSGDVKWAENANVGVMPQDTSECFPKEETLFEWMTQWRKPGDDDQAVRGILGRLLFSGDEIGKSVKVVSGGEKGRLIWGKLMLQKHNVLAMDEPTNHMDMESIESLQISLEKFEGTLIFVSHDREFVSALANRILEIKNDGTINDYSGTYEEYLRSQALTG, encoded by the coding sequence GTGTTAAACGCATCCAATATCACTATGCAGTTTGGGGCAAAGCCCCTGTTTGAGAACATCTCCGTCAAATTTGGTGGAGGCAATCGCTACGGCCTGATTGGCGCCAATGGCTGTGGTAAATCTACTTTCATGAAAATCTTAGGTGGCGAGTTAGAGCCCTCTGCGGGAAATGTCAGCCTAGAGCCTAATATTCGTTTGGGTAAATTGCGCCAAGATCAATTTGCGTATGAAGATGTGCGGGTGCTGGATGTGGTGATGATGGGGCATGCAGAGATGTGGCAAGCTGCCGCTGAGCGTGATGCAATTTATGCGAACCCTGATGCAAACGACGAAGACTATATGCGTGCTGCCGAGCTCGAAGCTAAATATGCGGAGTATGGTGGTTACACAGCAGAAGCAAAAGCCGGTGAGTTATTACTGGGTATTGGGATTCCGTTAGAGGAACACAATGGCCCGATGAGTAATATTGCTCCGGGCTGGAAACTGAGGGTTCTGTTGGCGCAGGCCCTGTTCTCAGATCCTGATGTTTTGCTGCTTGATGAGCCTACCAATAACTTAGATATCCACTCCATCCACTGGTTAGAAGATGTTCTGAATCAGCGTAACAGCACCATGATCATTATTTCTCATGATCGTCACTTCTTAAACGAGGTGTGTACGCATATGGCTGATATGGACTTTGGGACCCTTAAGGTCTACCCAGGTAATTACGACTCCTATATGTTGGCTTCTACCCAAGCACGAGCCCAACAACTGGCATCGAATGCTAAAGCCAAAGAGAAGATTGCTGAACTGCAAGCCTTCGTAAGTCGCTTCTCAGCCAACGCATCCAAAGCGAGACAAGCAACCTCGCGTCAACGTCAGCTCGAGAAAATTGAGGTGGCTGAGATTAAACCCTCATCGCGCCAGAACCCATTTATTCGGTTTGAAACCGAAAAGAAATTACACAATATGGCGGTGGAGTGCAATGCACTGACCAAAAAATTTGACCGCGTGATCTTCAAGAATTTCAAGATAGCAATTCGTCCGGGAGAGAAGGTTGCCATCATTGGACAAAACGGTGCGGGTAAGACCACCTTGCTTAAAACGATTCTAAGCAAACGCTTTGATGGCATTCCAGCCGATAGCGGTGATGTGAAGTGGGCAGAGAACGCCAATGTGGGTGTGATGCCACAAGATACGAGCGAGTGTTTTCCTAAAGAAGAGACCTTGTTTGAGTGGATGACCCAGTGGCGTAAGCCAGGCGATGATGATCAAGCAGTGCGAGGTATCTTGGGCCGTTTATTGTTCTCGGGCGATGAGATTGGTAAATCGGTCAAGGTAGTATCGGGTGGCGAGAAGGGTCGACTGATCTGGGGCAAATTAATGCTCCAAAAACATAATGTCTTGGCCATGGACGAACCGACCAACCATATGGATATGGAATCGATTGAGAGCTTACAGATTTCTTTAGAGAAGTTTGAGGGAACCCTAATCTTTGTATCGCACGACCGTGAGTTTGTTTCAGCACTCGCAAATCGTATCTTAGAGATTAAAAACGACGGTACGATTAATGACTACTCGGGAACCTACGAAGAGTATTTACGTAGTCAAGCGCTTACAGGTTAG
- a CDS encoding protein-methionine-sulfoxide reductase heme-binding subunit MsrQ → MPGITSIKYFVFALALIPLVRLLVLGYLGDLTANPVEFITRSTGTWTITFLCITLSMSPMRWMSGWSGWIQLRRMLGLFTFFYAFLHFTIWYWLDHNLDAKAMIDDVIERPFITVGFLGFVCMSLLAMSSNQMAMRWLGRKWSLLHRLIYLIAILGVLHYLWHKAGKNDFEVVYIYAGIIFLLLVIRVPVIQKRLTRTRS, encoded by the coding sequence ATGCCAGGTATTACCTCCATCAAGTATTTTGTCTTTGCACTGGCGCTAATACCGCTAGTGCGTTTATTGGTCTTGGGTTACCTTGGTGATCTCACAGCCAACCCAGTAGAGTTCATTACCCGATCGACTGGCACTTGGACCATTACCTTCTTGTGCATCACCTTAAGCATGAGCCCAATGCGTTGGATGTCGGGGTGGAGTGGGTGGATACAGTTACGACGCATGTTAGGGCTCTTTACTTTCTTCTATGCATTTTTGCACTTCACCATTTGGTATTGGTTAGATCACAACCTTGATGCCAAGGCAATGATTGATGATGTGATTGAGCGTCCATTCATCACTGTGGGATTTTTGGGCTTTGTCTGTATGAGCCTCTTGGCTATGAGCTCAAATCAGATGGCTATGCGTTGGTTGGGGCGTAAGTGGTCTTTATTGCACCGCCTAATTTATCTAATTGCCATCCTAGGAGTCTTGCACTATCTGTGGCATAAGGCCGGAAAGAATGATTTTGAGGTGGTCTACATCTATGCTGGGATAATCTTCTTATTATTAGTGATCCGAGTTCCAGTCATTCAGAAACGATTGACGCGAACCCGTTCTTAA
- a CDS encoding acyl-CoA dehydrogenase — MSKPSFHWEDPLLLQDQLSTEERMIADAAREYAQGKLAPRVQEAFRAESTDPSIFREMGELGLLGITIPEQYGGANLNYVSYGLIAREIERVDSGYRSMMSVQSSLVMVPINEFGTEAQKQKYLPKLATGEWIGCFGLTEPNFGSDAGGMITRAKKVPGGFSLTGSKMWISNSPIADVFVVWAKNDADQIRGFILEKGMKGLSAPKITGKQGLRASITGEIVMDEVFVPAENEFPEVTGLKGPFTCLNSARYGISWGVLGSAEFCWHTARQYTLDRHQFGRPLAANQLIQKKLADMQTDIAMALQGVLRLGRMKDEGTAAPEVTSIMKRNSCGKSLEIARMARDMLGGNGISDEYGVIRHMLNLEVVNTYEGTHDIHALILGRAQTGIQAFS; from the coding sequence ATGAGCAAACCAAGCTTTCACTGGGAAGATCCCCTTCTCCTCCAAGACCAACTAAGCACCGAAGAGCGCATGATCGCTGACGCCGCTAGAGAATATGCCCAGGGCAAGCTCGCACCGCGGGTCCAAGAAGCCTTTCGTGCGGAGAGTACCGATCCATCGATCTTCCGAGAAATGGGTGAGCTGGGGCTCCTGGGGATTACTATCCCCGAGCAATACGGCGGCGCTAATTTGAACTATGTCTCGTATGGCTTGATCGCGCGTGAAATTGAGCGAGTAGATTCGGGTTATCGCTCCATGATGAGTGTGCAATCTTCCTTGGTGATGGTGCCAATTAATGAGTTTGGTACTGAAGCCCAGAAACAAAAATACCTCCCCAAGTTAGCAACTGGTGAGTGGATTGGTTGCTTTGGCCTGACTGAACCCAACTTTGGCTCGGATGCGGGCGGCATGATTACACGTGCCAAGAAAGTTCCCGGGGGGTTCTCGCTAACGGGCTCCAAAATGTGGATTTCAAACTCACCGATTGCGGATGTCTTCGTGGTCTGGGCTAAAAATGATGCGGATCAAATTCGGGGCTTCATCCTAGAAAAAGGGATGAAAGGTTTAAGTGCTCCCAAAATTACGGGTAAGCAAGGATTACGCGCTTCTATTACCGGCGAGATTGTGATGGACGAGGTATTCGTTCCTGCAGAGAACGAGTTCCCCGAGGTCACTGGCCTAAAGGGTCCGTTCACTTGCCTTAACTCAGCCCGCTACGGTATCTCTTGGGGTGTACTAGGTTCGGCTGAGTTCTGTTGGCATACTGCGCGTCAGTACACCTTAGATCGCCATCAGTTTGGTCGCCCTCTTGCGGCCAATCAATTAATCCAAAAAAAATTAGCAGATATGCAAACCGATATCGCCATGGCTTTGCAAGGCGTTCTACGTTTAGGGCGTATGAAGGATGAAGGCACTGCTGCTCCCGAAGTCACATCGATCATGAAACGCAACTCCTGCGGCAAGTCACTCGAGATTGCACGGATGGCACGCGACATGTTGGGTGGTAACGGTATCTCAGATGAATATGGTGTGATTCGGCACATGCTTAATCTAGAAGTGGTCAACACCTATGAGGGCACGCATGATATCCATGCGTTGATCTTGGGTAGAGCCCAGACAGGTATACAGGCTTTTAGTTAA
- a CDS encoding queuosine precursor transporter: MRRQYRYYDLILAAFVAVILCSNFIGAGKAATLDLPYFGLVVFGAGILFFPISYLISDVLTEVYGYAYDRRTVWAGFAALGFAAIMVQVVIHLPVAPGSYMANYQQGLETVFGNSWRIALGSMIAFWCGSFVNSYVLAKMKVWTQGKYLWARTIGSTATGELVDSSLFYMIAFYAVWPTAEIIQVAIAQYILKTSWEVLATPFTYWIIGYLKRKENEDYYDTNTNFTPFQLKVDR; this comes from the coding sequence ATGCGCCGGCAATACCGCTATTACGACCTGATCTTGGCCGCATTTGTGGCGGTGATCCTATGCTCTAACTTCATTGGTGCGGGTAAGGCTGCGACCCTCGATCTGCCGTATTTTGGCTTGGTGGTGTTTGGGGCCGGTATCTTATTTTTCCCGATCTCTTATCTCATTAGCGATGTGCTCACCGAGGTCTATGGTTATGCATACGATCGGCGCACCGTTTGGGCTGGATTTGCAGCCTTAGGCTTTGCAGCCATCATGGTACAGGTGGTGATTCATTTACCAGTAGCGCCTGGGTCATACATGGCTAATTATCAGCAAGGCCTAGAAACAGTATTTGGTAACTCATGGCGGATTGCATTGGGATCGATGATTGCCTTTTGGTGCGGTAGCTTTGTTAATAGCTATGTCTTAGCCAAGATGAAGGTCTGGACCCAAGGCAAGTATTTGTGGGCTCGGACCATTGGCTCAACCGCAACGGGAGAGTTGGTGGACTCATCTCTGTTCTACATGATTGCCTTTTATGCTGTCTGGCCGACTGCTGAAATTATTCAGGTAGCAATAGCGCAATATATATTGAAGACCTCGTGGGAGGTTTTAGCAACCCCCTTTACCTACTGGATTATTGGCTATCTGAAGCGTAAAGAGAATGAAGATTATTACGATACCAATACTAATTTCACACCATTTCAATTAAAGGTTGATCGATGA
- a CDS encoding gamma-glutamyltransferase family protein, with product MSFNWNNPYPTIRMPVMGRNIVSTSHPYAAQAGLKIMHQGGNAIDAAIAAAAALMIVEPVSNGLGSDCFAIVWDGTQLHGLNSSGVSPAAWSLDYFAAKYGRESNGLAKRPMRGWDSVTVPGALAGWQTLHERFGSLPIADLLQPAIEIAERGHALAPIVAHKWAAATGELASQPGFAQAFMPKGRAPATGEMFYFPQAAKALKRLAQVGLRDFYEGDIARTITAFAKEHGAAMTASDLANYKPDWVGTISTKVQGYDVHEIPPSGQGIGALIAMGILEQLDLAKYPVDGVESQHLQIEAMKLAFADVYRYVADPRSMEVSPAQMLNTDYLAKRAQLIDQQKATQFSFGMPNTGGTIYLSAADEEGRMISFIQSNYMGFGSGVVEPNWGISFQNRGYGFSSDPNSPNVVAGNKRPFHTIIPAFLTKEVNGKTVPQMSFGVMGGDMQPQGHLQTLLRMLVYKQQPQAACDAPRWKVNRDFSLDVEANMNPETVQGLVEKGHILKKVEDPYMDFGSGQFIWRLSDQIADGYVAASDSRRDGLAAAY from the coding sequence ATGTCATTTAATTGGAATAATCCCTATCCCACCATCCGCATGCCTGTGATGGGGCGCAATATTGTCTCAACCTCGCACCCTTATGCAGCCCAAGCGGGTCTGAAGATTATGCATCAGGGTGGTAATGCGATTGATGCGGCGATTGCTGCCGCTGCAGCCCTAATGATTGTGGAGCCCGTATCCAATGGTCTTGGAAGTGATTGCTTTGCAATCGTGTGGGATGGTACGCAATTACATGGACTGAACTCCTCAGGAGTCTCACCCGCAGCATGGAGCCTCGATTACTTTGCCGCCAAGTATGGCAGGGAGAGTAATGGTCTCGCAAAACGTCCTATGCGGGGCTGGGATAGCGTAACGGTGCCAGGTGCATTAGCTGGTTGGCAAACCTTGCATGAGCGCTTTGGCTCATTACCCATTGCGGATCTACTCCAACCCGCGATTGAGATTGCAGAGAGAGGGCACGCCCTAGCCCCAATTGTTGCCCACAAATGGGCAGCGGCTACCGGCGAGTTAGCCTCACAACCCGGTTTTGCACAAGCCTTTATGCCCAAGGGTAGGGCACCTGCAACCGGTGAGATGTTTTATTTTCCACAGGCAGCAAAAGCTCTCAAACGATTAGCGCAAGTAGGCCTGCGAGATTTTTATGAGGGCGACATTGCACGAACCATTACTGCATTTGCAAAAGAACATGGTGCGGCGATGACTGCCAGCGATTTAGCTAATTACAAACCTGATTGGGTCGGTACCATCTCAACTAAAGTGCAGGGCTATGATGTGCACGAAATTCCTCCAAGTGGTCAAGGTATCGGTGCCTTAATCGCCATGGGTATCCTAGAGCAACTGGATTTGGCTAAATATCCTGTGGATGGTGTTGAGAGCCAGCATCTGCAAATTGAAGCCATGAAACTTGCCTTTGCAGACGTCTATCGCTACGTGGCTGACCCACGTTCGATGGAAGTTAGTCCTGCGCAAATGCTCAACACGGATTACTTAGCCAAAAGAGCCCAATTAATTGATCAACAGAAAGCAACCCAGTTCTCCTTTGGGATGCCCAATACCGGCGGCACCATTTATCTCAGCGCAGCCGATGAGGAAGGCCGAATGATCTCATTCATTCAGAGTAATTACATGGGCTTTGGCTCTGGAGTAGTGGAGCCCAATTGGGGAATTAGTTTTCAGAACCGCGGTTATGGGTTCTCGTCCGATCCAAATTCTCCGAATGTGGTGGCTGGTAATAAGCGACCCTTCCATACGATTATTCCGGCCTTCTTGACCAAAGAGGTGAACGGCAAAACAGTTCCTCAAATGAGCTTTGGAGTGATGGGCGGCGATATGCAACCGCAAGGCCATCTGCAAACCCTACTCAGAATGTTGGTCTATAAACAGCAGCCTCAGGCAGCTTGTGATGCACCTCGCTGGAAAGTAAATCGCGACTTTAGCCTAGATGTTGAGGCCAATATGAACCCAGAGACCGTCCAGGGCCTAGTAGAAAAGGGGCATATCCTAAAAAAGGTAGAAGATCCCTATATGGACTTTGGCTCAGGCCAGTTTATCTGGCGCCTTAGCGACCAGATAGCCGACGGCTATGTCGCAGCCAGCGATAGCCGGCGTGATGGTCTAGCCGCAGCCTACTAG